Sequence from the uncultured Flavobacterium sp. genome:
CTGTTCCATATAAAACGATAGGAAAGTTGATTGTTCCGGATGATGCCGAAATTAAAATCAACAATAGAGCAAGAAGCGCAAAATTGAGAATTGCTGAGAAGATATAATATATATAGGTAGAAAATGAAAGGTGGAGTATTTAGCATATTAAAAGCAAGATTTCTGATTAACGATGATGCAGTAAAAAACTGGAGATTCATTGTTTTTATCATTCTGCTTGCTATACTGATGATTGCAAATACGCAACGATACGAGCAGAAAGTTTTTGAAATTGCAAAGCTCAATAATGAAGTAAAAGAATTGCGATCAGAATTTGTAGATCGCCGTTCAGAATTGATGAAGTTAAAAATGGAGTCGACGATATCGGATAAAATGCTTGAAAAACAGATTTTTCCATCAACAGTTCCTCCGGTTAAAATAGAAGTTAAAAAAGAAGAAGAAAAAAGTTTCTTTAAAAGAATATGGCAGTAGACGATAAACATATATCCTACAGAATTTACCTCGTAGCAGTTTTCATCTTTGTGATGGCAATTGCTATTGTCGTTAAATTAACCAATATTCAATGGGTTGAAGGAGATTATTACAGAAAGCTGGCGAAACAACGTACGGTTAGAAATTTTGTGATTCCGGCAAACAAAGGAAATATTTATTCGGCTGATGGAAGTTTATTGGCAACATCGATTCCTAATTATGAAATTAGATTTGATGCTAAAGCGCCTAAACAGGAAACTTTCGAAAAGTATGTAAAAGCATTATCGGATTCATTGGCTACAATTCTAGATAGACCTGGAGGTTATTACGAACAGGAATTAAGAAAAGCAAGAGAAAATAAAAATCGTTATTATTTGATTGCCCGCAATTTAAGTTATACCGAATATGTGAAAATTAAAGGTTTTCCATTATTTAAATTAGGTGCTTTCAAAGGCGGAATTATTATCGAACAAGAAACGGTTAGAAAACATCCGATAGGAAAAATTGCAGAAAGAACAATTGGTTACGATCGTATTGATCCTACGTCAGGAATTGAGGTTGGAAAAGGAATTGAATGGGCTTTTAAAAGTTATCTGAACGGAAAAGACGGAAAAATTCTAAAGCAAAAAATCGCAAAAGGTCAGTGGAAACCTATTCGAGATGTAAATGAGGTAGATCCAATTGATGGTTATGATGTAATTTCTACGATAGATGTTTTTATTCAGGATATTGCGCACCACGCTTTGTTGAAGCAATTGGAAGATTATCAGGCAGATCACGGTTGTGTAGTGGTTATGGAAACAGAAACGGGACATGTAAAAGCAATTTCTAATTTAGGAAGAGCAGAAGATGGATCGTATTATGAAACTACAAACTACGCTATTGCTGAATCTCATGAGCCAGGATCGACTTTTAAATTAGTTGATTTAATGGCGATTTTAGAAGATAAAGTTGCTGATACAAGTACGGTTTATGACAGTCATGGAGGTCAGATAAGATATTATGGTCGTCCGGTTAATGATTCGCACAGAGGTGGTTACGGAAAGGTTTCATTAGCTCGCGGATTCGAACTTTCGTCAAATACGGTAATGGTTCAGGCGGTTTATGAAAATTATAAAACCAATCCGGCAAAATTTGTGGATCACATTAACAGCTACGGATTAAATAAGACATTGGGGTTGCATTTTAAAGGAGAAGGAAGACCATATATTCCGCAACCTGGAGATAAACATTGGTCAGGGATTTCACTTCCGTGGATGGCTTTTGGTTATGGAGTTTCGGTGACACCAATGCAAACATTAGCGCTTTATAATGCAATTGCGAATAATGGAGTAATGGTGAAACCTCAATTTGTTTCTGAAATTAAAGAATGGAACAAAACCATCAAGAAATTTGATGTTGAAGTGATCAATCCGAAAGTTTGTTCGCAGGAAACTATTAATAAAGTAAGAGCTGTATTGCAGAATGTGGTTAAAAAGGGAACAGGTTCTAAGTTGTATTCGAAAGATTTTTCGATGGCAGGAAAAACAGGAACAGCTCAGGTAAATTATGGCGGAAAAGAAGGGAAATCAGCGTTGTATTATGCTTCTTCTTTCGTAGGATATTTTCCGGCAGATCATCCTAAATATTCTTGTATAGTTGTGGTTCATAAACCTAATACATCTAAGAATAATTATTATGGAGCAGACGTTTCCGGACCGGTTTTTAAGAGAATTGCTCAAAAAATATTTACAGATGCGCCTTCGACAAATAAAATAAAACAGCTGGATTCAAGAATTCCAAAACAGGAAAACAGCTATAATGAATATACTGCAGAGGTAAATAAAAAATTAAATCAGATTCCTGATTTAAAAGGAATGCCGGGAATGGATGCAATTGCTTTACTGGAGAATTTAGGTTTGAAAGTAAAAGTAAATGGAGTAGGAAAAGTTAAAAAACAGTCTTTACAAGCTGGACAAAATATTAGTAGAAACACAACAATAGTATTAGAATTATCGTGAAAATACTTAAAGACATATTATACAAAGTAGCAATTGAATCTGTAACAGGTTCGACTGAAATTGATATACACAAAATTGATTTTGATTCAAGAAAAATTGAAGCAAATGATGTTTTTGTAGCAATTCGCGGATCACTTTCTGATGGACATGATTATATCCAGAAAGCGATTGAGTTAGGAGCGATTGCGATTATTTGCGATACTTTGCCTGGGAATATTGAAAAAGGAATTACTTATATACAAGTAAAAGATACCAATACAGCATTGGCTTTTATGGCAGCTAATTATTTTGGAAATCCTTCTGAAAAATTAAAATTAGTTGGTGTTACGGGAACAAACGGTAAAACAACGATTGCATCATTATTGTTTCAGTTGTTTCAAAAAGCAGGATTTAAAGTTGGTTTATTGTCAACAGTAAAAATCATGGTTGATGAAACTGAATATCCTGCAACACATACAACACCGGATTCTATCACAATAAATCATTATCTAAATGAAATGATTGAAGCTGGAGTGACACATTGTTTTATGGAAGTGAGTTCGCATGGAATTCATCAAAAGAGAACAGAAGCATTACATTTTGTTGGAGGGATTTTTACGAATCTTTCGCATGATCATTTAGATTATCATCCAACTTTTGCAGAATACAGAGACGTAAAAAAATCATTTTTTGATTCATTGCCAAAAACGGCTTTTGCATTATCAAACATTGATGATAAAAACGGAACTGTGATGTTACAAAATACAGTTGCGAGAAAATTTACATATGCCTTGAAATCTTATGCTGATTTTAAAGCGACAATATTAGAAAGCCAATTGTCAGGATTATTATTAAAAGTAAATGACAATGAAGTTTGGGTAAAACTTATTGGGACTTTTAATGCTTATAATGTTTTGGCAATTTACGGAACTGCTGTAGAATTAGGAATGGATAGTCTGGAAGCGTTACGCTTATTGTCTGATTTAGAGAGTGTTTCTGGTCGTTTTCAATATATTGTTTCAGAAGGAAATATTACAGCAATTGTAGATTATGCGCACACGCCGGATGCTTTGGATAATGTGCTAAAAACGATTAATGATATCCGTACCAAAAACGAACAATTGATTACTGTTGTTGGTTGTGGCGGAAACAGAGATAAAACGAAAAGACCAATTATGGCAAAAATTGCTACAGATCTTAGTGATAAAGCAATTTTAACTTCTGATAATCCAAGAAACGAAGATCCTGAAGTGATTCTTGATGAAATGGAAAAAGGAGTTGAAGCTCATAATTATAAAAAAATATTAAGGATTACCGATCGTAAACAAGCTATAAAAACGGCTTGTCAATTGGCTCAGCCAAATGATATTATTCTAATTGCAGGTAAAGGCCACGAAACTTATCAGGAGATAAGTGGAGTTCGTCATCATTTTGATGATATGGAAACTGTAAAAGAAATCTTAGATCAACTAAACAAATAATAAAAATAAATTTTTAAGTTCAAATGCCACCACAATGATTGGAATTTGGAATTTCTAAATTGGAATTTAAAAAATATAAAATATGCTATACTATTTATTTGAATATTTCGATAAAACACTAGACATCCCAGGAACTGGAGTTTTTCAATACATCACTTTTAGATCGGCTTTAGCGTTAATGCTTTCGTTGCTTTTGTCAACGATTTACGGAAAAAGAATTATCAATTTTTTACGTAATCAGCAAGTTGGAGAAACAGTTCGTGAGTTGGGTTTACAAGGTCAAAATGAAAAAGCAGGAACGCCAACAATGGGTGGATTGATTATCATTTTTGCAACTCTTGTACCGGTTTTATTGTTTGCTCGTTTGCATAATATTTATATCGTATTGCTTATTGTAACCACACTTTGGATGGGAACAATTGGTTTTATTGATGATTATATTAAAATATTCAAAAAAGATAAAGCAGGTCTTAAAGGAATTTTTAAAGTTATTGGTCAGGTTGGTTTAGGACTTATCGTTGGAACTGTTTTGTATTTTAATCCGGCAGTTACAGTAAGAACTGATACAGGATATATTGGAACTCAGAAAAATGTAAGCACAGCTGTGGTTATGCCTGCTCCAATCGAAGAGAAATCAACGGCAACGACAATTCCTTTTGTAAAAAATAATGAGTTTGACTATGCCGAATTGTTGTCATGGACAGGAGAAGGATATGAAAAATGGGCTTGGTTAATCTTTATTCCGGTTGTGATTTTTATTATCACAGCAGTTTCAAACGGAGCAAATTTAACAGACGGTATTGATGGTCTCGCAGCGGGAACTTCGGCGATATCGGTTTTAGCGCTCGGAATATTTACGTTTGTTTCCGGTAATATTATATTCTCCAATTATTTGAATATTATGTATATCCCCAATTCGGGAGAAATGACCGTTTTTATATCTGCATTTGTTGGTTCTTTGATTGGTTTTCTTTGGTACAATTCTTATCCCGCATCTGTTTTTATGGGAGATACAGGAAGTTTGACTATTGGTGGAATCATCGCAGTTTTAGCAATTGCAGTTCGAAAAGAATTATTGATTCCGTTATTGTGTGGAATCTTTTTAGTGGAGAATTTCTCAGTGGTTTTGCAGGTGAGTTATTTCAAATTCACTAAAAAACGTTTTGGCGAAGGACGTAGAATTTTTCTGATGTCGCCATTACATCATCATTATCAAAAGAAAGGGTATCATGAAAGTAAAATCGTAACCCGTTTTTGGATTGTTGCGATTATGTTAGCCATATTATCAATTGTTACTTTAAAATTAAGATAGAGATGAGATTGGTAGTATTAGGAGGAGGAGAAAGTGGTGTAGGTACCGCTATTCTTGGGAAGAAAAAAGGATACGATGTTTTTGTGTCGGATTTTGGAAAGATAAAAGAAAGCTATAAAGAAGTTCTTATCATTAATAAAATTGCCTGGGAAGAGGAACAGCACACTGAAGACCTGATTTTAAACGCCGATGTGGTGATGAAAAGTCCGGGAATTCCTGAAAAATCTCCAATAGTACAAAAGCTTATCGCTGCGGGAATTAAAGTAATCTCGGAAATTGAATTTGCGAAACCTTTTACTGAAGCGCTGACAATTGGAATTACAGGTAGTAACGGTAAAACGACTACAACAATGTTAACGCATCATTTGCTGAAATCAGCAGGTTTGAATGTTGGTTTAGGAGGAAACATCGGAAAAAGTTTTGCCTGGCAGGTAGCCGAGAATAAATTCGATGCCTATGTGCTTGAGTTAAGTAGTTTTCAGCTTGACGGAATTATAGATTACAGACCTGATATTGCAATAATTACGAATATTAGTCCAGATCATTTAGATCGATACGAATATAAATATCAAAAATATATTGATTCAAAGTTTCGAATAACAATGAATCAAACGGAAAGCGATTATCTTATTTACGATGCAGATGATGAAGCAATTACGGAATGGTTAAAAAATAACACAACAAAAGCAAAATTAATTCCTTTTTCATTGTCTAAAACATTCGATGAAGGGGCTTCTATAAATAACAACAAAATGGAAATAAAGATCAACCAAGAAGAGTTTACAATGGAAACAGAACACATTGCGTTAGAAGGAAAACATAACATGAAAAACGCAATGGCAGCAAGCTCCGTGGCGAAATTGATGCAGATTAGAAATGCAACAATTCGCGAAAGTTTATCAAATTTTCAAGGTGTTGAACACCGTTTAGAGAAAGTACTTAAAATTCAGAATGTACAATATATCAATGATTCAAAAGCAACAAATGTAAACGCTACATTCTTTGCTTTGGATAGTATGAATGTTCCAACCGTTTGGATTGTTGGAGGTGTTGATAAAGGAAATGATTACAACGAATTGATGTCATTAGTTCGCGAAAAAGTGAAAGCAATTATCTGTTTAGGACTTGATAATCGTAAGATTATTGAAGCTTTTGGAAATGTTGTTGATATCATGGTTGAAGTAAATAATATGAACGATGCTGTAAAAACAGCACAGAGATTAACAGAAAAAGGAGATACAGTTTTATTGTCACCAGCTTGCGCAAGTTTCGATTTATTTGAAAATTACGAAGACAGAGGAAAGCAATTCAAACAAGCTGTTCATAATTTATAAAAATAATTTAAAGTTTCATGTTTCAGGTTTCAAGTTTGATGCCTAAAACATGAAACCTGAAACAAAAGAAACTTGAAACTAAAGGCATGAAAGAACTAGTAAACAAACTAAAAGGAGATAGAGTAATATGGTCATTCGTGGCTTTATTAGCGCTGTTTTCGTTTATGCCAGTTTTTAGTGCGAGTAGTAATCTGGCATATATTGGTCACGGAACCGGAAATACACTTGGATATTTGGTAAAACATTTAGCACACGTTTGTATTGGATTCCTGATTATTTATTGGGTGCACAGAGTTCCGTATCATTATTTTAGAGCAATTTCGAAAATAGCATTACCAATTGTTTGGTTTTTATTGCTTTATACATTGTTGAAAGGAACTGTAATTGCCGGAGCAAATGCAAGTCGTTGGATTCAGGTACCTTTTATTGGTATTACGTTTCAAACTTCGACTTTGGCAGCTAGCATATTATTCATATTTGTAGCGCGTTATTTGTCAAAAACCAGAGACGAGAATGAGCCATTTCAAGCTTCATTAATACAGCTTTGGTTGCCGGTTTTTATAACATTGGCACTTATTTTGCCAGCAAACTTTTCGACAACAGCGTTGATTTTTTCAATGGTTATGATGCTGACATTTATTGGTAAATATCCATTAAAGTACATCGGTTTTATAATAGGTTCAGGAATTGCAATGTTAGCGTTCTTCCTTTTAGTGGCAAAAGCTTTTCCGGATTCAAGATTCTTTAGCAGGGTATCAACTTGGGAAAGTCGTATTATGAACTTTACCACAGATAAACCTGATGAAGATGATTACCAAATCGAAAAAGCAAAAATTGCTATTGCATCAGGAAAACTTGGAGGATTAGGACCAGGTAAAAGTGTTCAGAAGAACTTTTTACCTCAATCATCTTCGGATTTTATCTATGCAATTATTGTTGAAGAATACGGATTAGTGGGCGGAGTATCGATATTGATTTTGTATCTATTGTTGTTGTTCCGATTTGTTATTGCATCGCATAAAGCAAATACATTGTTTGGAAAATTAGTCGTCGTCGGGCTCGGGTTTCCGATGATATTTCAGGCGATGATTAATATGGCGGTTGCTGTAGAATTATTGCCGGTAACGGGACAAACGCTTCCGCTGATAAGTTCTGGAGGTAGTTCGATTTGGATGACTTGTTTCTCGCTTGGAATTATCATTAGCGTGACTAAAAAAGAAGAAGAAATCGCCGAAGAACAAGATGAAAAAGAAAGACGTAAAGAAGCACTTCAACGATTAATTGATAAAGAATTATCAGAAGAAGATTTGCCGGCTGACGAAAAAATATATGAAGAAGAAGGAATGTATTCGATTGAAGATACTTCCAGAAATCCAATGAATGCAGTATTAAATAAAGCTTAGAAACAGGATAATTTTTTAAGCGTTATAATTTTAAGAATATGACAAAGTATAAATTCATACTAAGTGGCGGTGGAACTGGAGGACATATTTATCCGGCAATTGCGATTGCAAATGAATTAAAATTACAATTTCCTGATGCTGAATTTCTTTTTGTAGGTGCCAGAGATAAAATGGAAATGCAAAAAGTGCCTCAGGCAGGTTACGAAATAAAAGGTCTTTGGATAGCTGGTTTACAAAGAAAATTGACTTTACAAAATTTGATGTTTCCATTAAAATTGGCAACAAGTTTGTTAGAGTCAAGACGAATTATCAAACAATTTAAACCAAACGTAGTAATAGGTACAGGAGGTTTTGCCAGTGGACCATTATTGCAAGCGGCAGGTTCGGCAGGAATTCCGACAGTAGTTCAGGAACAGAATTCTTTTCCGGGAATTACAAATAAGTTGTTGAGCAAAAAAGCAAATGCAATTTGTGTTGCTTACGAGAATTTGGAAAGGTTTTTTCCTAAAGAAAAAATTGTTTTGACTGGAAATCCGGTTCGTCAGGATTTAATTGATATTGAGAGTAAACGCGACGAAGCAATTACTTTTTATGGCTTAGATCCGAATAAAAAAACATTGTTGGTTTTAGGAGGAAGTTTAGGAGCAAGAAGAATCAATCAGTTAATTGAAAAAGAATTGCAAAATATGCTTTCGCAAGATGTACAAATCATTTGGCAATGCGGAAAATTATATTTTGAAGATTATAAAAAGCACAATCAACAAAATGTTAGAGTAGTTGATTTCATAGAAAGAATGGATTTTGTGTATGCTGCTGCAGATGTGATTATTTCGCGAGCAGGAGCGTCATCGGTTTCAGAATTATGTATTGTTGGAAAACCGGTAATTTTTATTCCGTCACCAAATGTGGCCGAAGATCATCAAACAAAAAATGCGCAGGCAATTGTAGATGCGAAAGGGGCTATTTTATTGAAAGAATCGGAATTGGAAAATGAGTTTAGTATTGTTTTTGAAGCTTTATTGAAAGATCAGGGAAAACAGAAACAATTAAGCGATAACATCAAGAAATTGGCAATGCCAAATGCAACGAAAGTGATTGTGGATCAGATTAAAAAGTTGTTATAATATAACTTTTTTCGAAAATTATAGAACAAAATTAAAAATTTAGAACGCTATTTTTAAGCGTTTTGAGTTGTTAAAATAATAAAATTACAAAGGCTTAATTACTAGTTTTTTATAAAATAAAGCAACTTGTAAATAGCTCAAAACTAAATAGAAATGAATTTAAATCAAATACAAAACGTTTATTTTATTGGCATTGGAGGCATAGGAATGAGTGCTCTGGCTCGCTATTTTAAAAATATAGGGAAACAGGTTTCTGGTTACGACAAAACGCCATCAATGTTAACAAGCGAATTGATAGAGAGTGGTATTGATATTCATTTTGAAGATAATATTAGTTTGATTCCGAGTGAGTATTATGCAGAGAATACGTTGGTGATTTTTACGCCTGCGGTTCCAAAATCACATTCAGAGTGGAATTATTTTATCGAAAGAAATTATGAAATTAAAAAGCGTGCCGAGGTTTTAGGAATTATTACCAAAGACACTTTTAGTTTTGCTGTTGCCGGAACACACGGAAAAACTACAACTTCAAGTATTCTTGGGCATAT
This genomic interval carries:
- the murG gene encoding undecaprenyldiphospho-muramoylpentapeptide beta-N-acetylglucosaminyltransferase, with the translated sequence MTKYKFILSGGGTGGHIYPAIAIANELKLQFPDAEFLFVGARDKMEMQKVPQAGYEIKGLWIAGLQRKLTLQNLMFPLKLATSLLESRRIIKQFKPNVVIGTGGFASGPLLQAAGSAGIPTVVQEQNSFPGITNKLLSKKANAICVAYENLERFFPKEKIVLTGNPVRQDLIDIESKRDEAITFYGLDPNKKTLLVLGGSLGARRINQLIEKELQNMLSQDVQIIWQCGKLYFEDYKKHNQQNVRVVDFIERMDFVYAAADVIISRAGASSVSELCIVGKPVIFIPSPNVAEDHQTKNAQAIVDAKGAILLKESELENEFSIVFEALLKDQGKQKQLSDNIKKLAMPNATKVIVDQIKKLL
- the murD gene encoding UDP-N-acetylmuramoyl-L-alanine--D-glutamate ligase; translation: MRLVVLGGGESGVGTAILGKKKGYDVFVSDFGKIKESYKEVLIINKIAWEEEQHTEDLILNADVVMKSPGIPEKSPIVQKLIAAGIKVISEIEFAKPFTEALTIGITGSNGKTTTTMLTHHLLKSAGLNVGLGGNIGKSFAWQVAENKFDAYVLELSSFQLDGIIDYRPDIAIITNISPDHLDRYEYKYQKYIDSKFRITMNQTESDYLIYDADDEAITEWLKNNTTKAKLIPFSLSKTFDEGASINNNKMEIKINQEEFTMETEHIALEGKHNMKNAMAASSVAKLMQIRNATIRESLSNFQGVEHRLEKVLKIQNVQYINDSKATNVNATFFALDSMNVPTVWIVGGVDKGNDYNELMSLVREKVKAIICLGLDNRKIIEAFGNVVDIMVEVNNMNDAVKTAQRLTEKGDTVLLSPACASFDLFENYEDRGKQFKQAVHNL
- a CDS encoding penicillin-binding protein, coding for MAVDDKHISYRIYLVAVFIFVMAIAIVVKLTNIQWVEGDYYRKLAKQRTVRNFVIPANKGNIYSADGSLLATSIPNYEIRFDAKAPKQETFEKYVKALSDSLATILDRPGGYYEQELRKARENKNRYYLIARNLSYTEYVKIKGFPLFKLGAFKGGIIIEQETVRKHPIGKIAERTIGYDRIDPTSGIEVGKGIEWAFKSYLNGKDGKILKQKIAKGQWKPIRDVNEVDPIDGYDVISTIDVFIQDIAHHALLKQLEDYQADHGCVVVMETETGHVKAISNLGRAEDGSYYETTNYAIAESHEPGSTFKLVDLMAILEDKVADTSTVYDSHGGQIRYYGRPVNDSHRGGYGKVSLARGFELSSNTVMVQAVYENYKTNPAKFVDHINSYGLNKTLGLHFKGEGRPYIPQPGDKHWSGISLPWMAFGYGVSVTPMQTLALYNAIANNGVMVKPQFVSEIKEWNKTIKKFDVEVINPKVCSQETINKVRAVLQNVVKKGTGSKLYSKDFSMAGKTGTAQVNYGGKEGKSALYYASSFVGYFPADHPKYSCIVVVHKPNTSKNNYYGADVSGPVFKRIAQKIFTDAPSTNKIKQLDSRIPKQENSYNEYTAEVNKKLNQIPDLKGMPGMDAIALLENLGLKVKVNGVGKVKKQSLQAGQNISRNTTIVLELS
- a CDS encoding FtsW/RodA/SpoVE family cell cycle protein, translating into MKELVNKLKGDRVIWSFVALLALFSFMPVFSASSNLAYIGHGTGNTLGYLVKHLAHVCIGFLIIYWVHRVPYHYFRAISKIALPIVWFLLLYTLLKGTVIAGANASRWIQVPFIGITFQTSTLAASILFIFVARYLSKTRDENEPFQASLIQLWLPVFITLALILPANFSTTALIFSMVMMLTFIGKYPLKYIGFIIGSGIAMLAFFLLVAKAFPDSRFFSRVSTWESRIMNFTTDKPDEDDYQIEKAKIAIASGKLGGLGPGKSVQKNFLPQSSSDFIYAIIVEEYGLVGGVSILILYLLLLFRFVIASHKANTLFGKLVVVGLGFPMIFQAMINMAVAVELLPVTGQTLPLISSGGSSIWMTCFSLGIIISVTKKEEEIAEEQDEKERRKEALQRLIDKELSEEDLPADEKIYEEEGMYSIEDTSRNPMNAVLNKA
- a CDS encoding FtsL-like putative cell division protein, which encodes MKGGVFSILKARFLINDDAVKNWRFIVFIILLAILMIANTQRYEQKVFEIAKLNNEVKELRSEFVDRRSELMKLKMESTISDKMLEKQIFPSTVPPVKIEVKKEEEKSFFKRIWQ
- a CDS encoding UDP-N-acetylmuramoyl-L-alanyl-D-glutamate--2,6-diaminopimelate ligase, with product MKILKDILYKVAIESVTGSTEIDIHKIDFDSRKIEANDVFVAIRGSLSDGHDYIQKAIELGAIAIICDTLPGNIEKGITYIQVKDTNTALAFMAANYFGNPSEKLKLVGVTGTNGKTTIASLLFQLFQKAGFKVGLLSTVKIMVDETEYPATHTTPDSITINHYLNEMIEAGVTHCFMEVSSHGIHQKRTEALHFVGGIFTNLSHDHLDYHPTFAEYRDVKKSFFDSLPKTAFALSNIDDKNGTVMLQNTVARKFTYALKSYADFKATILESQLSGLLLKVNDNEVWVKLIGTFNAYNVLAIYGTAVELGMDSLEALRLLSDLESVSGRFQYIVSEGNITAIVDYAHTPDALDNVLKTINDIRTKNEQLITVVGCGGNRDKTKRPIMAKIATDLSDKAILTSDNPRNEDPEVILDEMEKGVEAHNYKKILRITDRKQAIKTACQLAQPNDIILIAGKGHETYQEISGVRHHFDDMETVKEILDQLNK
- the mraY gene encoding phospho-N-acetylmuramoyl-pentapeptide-transferase, translated to MLYYLFEYFDKTLDIPGTGVFQYITFRSALALMLSLLLSTIYGKRIINFLRNQQVGETVRELGLQGQNEKAGTPTMGGLIIIFATLVPVLLFARLHNIYIVLLIVTTLWMGTIGFIDDYIKIFKKDKAGLKGIFKVIGQVGLGLIVGTVLYFNPAVTVRTDTGYIGTQKNVSTAVVMPAPIEEKSTATTIPFVKNNEFDYAELLSWTGEGYEKWAWLIFIPVVIFIITAVSNGANLTDGIDGLAAGTSAISVLALGIFTFVSGNIIFSNYLNIMYIPNSGEMTVFISAFVGSLIGFLWYNSYPASVFMGDTGSLTIGGIIAVLAIAVRKELLIPLLCGIFLVENFSVVLQVSYFKFTKKRFGEGRRIFLMSPLHHHYQKKGYHESKIVTRFWIVAIMLAILSIVTLKLR